In a single window of the Bacteroidota bacterium genome:
- a CDS encoding methylmalonyl Co-A mutase-associated GTPase MeaB, with product MQAKYLRDACFLASRGQIPEEIVVVVVKVSQRTGGSILGDKTRMQRISRHPNAFVRPSPNQGTLGGIARRTREAMLLCEAAGFDVIFVETVGVGQAEFSVHLMVDMLLLLLITGAGDDLQGIKRGIMEMADLIVVNKADGENALPAQRLVKLIQQATHVLPDPRDDWSTAVLSVSSIEHAGFEQVATALSTFEMTMRDSGALDVTRRQQAVAWMHQHIDEQLLAQRNGHDVLLNEMENAVSAGKLTPMEAARAVLAQILKR from the coding sequence ATGCAGGCAAAGTACCTAAGAGACGCGTGTTTCCTGGCAAGCCGAGGACAAATCCCAGAGGAGATTGTCGTCGTAGTAGTGAAGGTGAGCCAGCGTACGGGCGGAAGCATTCTGGGCGACAAAACGCGTATGCAGCGCATTTCGCGCCACCCCAATGCCTTTGTACGCCCTTCCCCAAACCAGGGCACCCTCGGCGGCATCGCCCGCCGTACGCGCGAAGCCATGTTGCTCTGTGAAGCAGCCGGTTTTGATGTGATCTTCGTCGAAACCGTTGGTGTGGGCCAGGCTGAGTTTAGCGTGCACCTAATGGTGGATATGCTGCTGCTGTTACTGATCACGGGTGCAGGGGACGATCTGCAGGGAATCAAGCGCGGCATTATGGAAATGGCTGATCTGATTGTAGTCAACAAAGCAGACGGAGAAAATGCGTTGCCGGCACAAAGACTTGTAAAACTCATCCAGCAAGCAACCCATGTCTTACCGGATCCTCGGGACGACTGGTCTACAGCCGTTTTATCCGTTTCGTCGATAGAGCATGCCGGCTTCGAACAAGTAGCAACCGCGCTCAGTACGTTTGAAATGACCATGCGTGATTCGGGCGCATTGGATGTAACCCGCAGGCAGCAAGCGGTTGCCTGGATGCACCAGCACATCGATGAACAATTGCTTGCCCAACGCAATGGGCATGACGTGCTTTTGAATGAGATGGAAAATGCAGTTTCGGCCGGCAAACTAACACCTATGGAAGCTGCCAGAGCCGTTCTTGCACAAATCCTTAAACGTTAA
- a CDS encoding sigma-70 region 4 domain-containing protein — protein sequence IEAWHDMEKALARLPARTRAVIWLHDVEGFTHKEIGHLMGKTASYSKSQMARGYQRLLSANDAQRADGADNRDRLAGDAQQRETPPEQETTNERQSNTTTGMERSAAFPAAGAP from the coding sequence ATCGAAGCCTGGCACGACATGGAGAAGGCGCTGGCGCGCCTGCCGGCGCGGACGCGAGCGGTTATCTGGCTCCACGACGTAGAAGGATTTACGCACAAAGAAATCGGACACCTGATGGGTAAAACCGCGAGCTACTCGAAATCGCAGATGGCGCGCGGATACCAGCGGCTGCTCAGCGCGAACGATGCGCAGCGGGCGGACGGTGCTGACAACCGCGATCGTCTTGCCGGCGACGCGCAGCAGCGGGAAACGCCGCCGGAACAAGAGACGACCAATGAAAGACAGAGCAACACAACGACCGGAATGGAGCGAAGCGCAGCTTTCCCGGCTGCTGGCGCACCGTGA